One Burkholderia gladioli genomic window, CGCTGGCCAATACGCAAACCGCGACGCTCAACTTCCTCGCCGGCTATAACTGGCAGGCACCGCTGATCCTGATCGGCCTGGCATTCTTCGGCGTCGGCCTGATCGCCGGCCTGCTCTCGGCGCTGCCGGCCGTGCTGCGCATGCGTCTCGAGAACGGACGCCTCAAGCGCGACCTGCGTTCGGCCCGCGAGACCCCGGTGGTAGTCGACCAGCCGCCGATGCCGCCCGTCATTTAACGATCGTCGGGCCGCCGCACGCGCGGCCCCGACCTAGCCTCGATACCTCATGGATCTGGATTTCTGGTGGCTGCTGGCCATCCCCGTCGCGTTCGCCTTCGGCTGGGCGGCGTCCCGCTACGACCTCAAGAAGCTGTTGTCGGAGAATGCGAACCTGCCGCGCTCGTATTTTCGCGGCCTCAATTTCCTGCTCAACGAGCAACCCGACCAGGCCATCGATGCCTTCATCGAGGTCGCCAAGCTCGATCCCGAGACGGTCGAGCTGCACTTCGCGCTCGGCAACCTGTTCCGCCGGCGCGGCGAAACCGATCGCGCGATCCGCGTCCACCAGAACCTGCTGAACCGCGACGACCTGCCCGTCAACGAGCGCGATCACGCGTTGTACGAGCTGGGCCAGGATTTCCTTAAGGCCGGGCTGCTCGATCGCGCCGAGGAATCCTTCCACCGCCTCGCCGACGGCGATTACGCGCTCGGCGCGCAGCGCGCGCTGCTGACCATCTACGGCATCGAGAAGGACTGGAACAAGTCGATCCAGACGGCGCGCAAGATCGAGACCATGAGCGGCAGTTCGCTGTCGACCGAAATCGCGCAGTTCCATTGCGAGCTGGCCGGCGAGGCGCTGGCCAGGAAGGATGGCGCGGCAGCGGCCCAGCAGTTGCGCGAGGCGCTGGCCGTGAATCCGCACAACGTGCGCGCCACCATCCTGTCGGGCGAGGCGGCCGAGGCCGCCGGCGATCACCAGGCGGCGATCGCCCATTGGCGTCGCGTCGAGCAGCAGAACGCCGCCTACCTGCCCTTGGTGGCCGAGAAGCTGATGAAGGCCTATATCGCGCGCGGGCAGGCGGCCGAAGGCGCCGAACTGCTGACCGACTATGCCGATCGTTATCCCTCGAACGATCTGCTCGACGTCGCCTTCCAGTACGTGGCCGAGCTGCGCGGCGCCGATGCCGCGCACACGCTGGCGCGCACCCAGATGCAGAAGGCGCCGAACCTGTCCGGCATGCTGCACCTGCTCGATGCGCAGATCGCCACGGCCGACGAGCCGCGTCGCGGCGAACTCGAGATGATGCGCGCGCTGGTCAAGCAACGGACCAAGAACCTGCCGCGCTACACCTGCCACGACTGCGGTTTCCGCGCACGCCTGTTCTACTGGCAGTGCCCCGGCTGCAGCGGCTGGGAGACCTACGCACCGCGGCGTGTCGAGGCCGGCGTCGCCAACTAGGCGCACCACACTCCGTCACGAATGCGGCGCAGAATCATGCTTAACCTCCGGAACGAATCACCGGGAAACCTATGAAAATCACCATCATCGGCACCGGCTACGTCGGTCTCGTCACGGGCGCCTGTCTCGCCGAGATCGGCCATGACGTGTTCTGTCTCGACGTCGATCCGCGCAAGATCGAGATCCTGAACCAGGGCGGGATCCCGATCCACGAACCCGGCCTCAAGGAAATCATCGCGCGCACGCGCGCGGCCGGCCGGATCACGTTCTCGACCGACGTCGCGGCCAGCGTCGCGCATGGCGAGATCCAGTTCATCGCGGTGGGCACGCCGCCCGACGAGGACGGCTCGGCCGACCTGCAATACGTGCTCGAGGCGGCCCGCAATATCGGTCGCCACATGACCGAGGCGAAGGTGATCGTCGACAAGTCGACGGTGCCGGTCGGCACCGCCCTGCGCGTGCATGGCGTGGTGGCCGAGGCGCTCGCGGCGCGCGGGCTCGGCAACAGTCCCGCGCATCGTTTCTCGGTGGTCTCGAACCCGGAATTCCTGAAGGAAGGCGCGGCCGTCGAGGACTTCATGCGGCCCGACCGCATCGTGATCGGCGTCGACGACGACGAGGTGGGCAACGTGGCGCGCGAGAAGATGAAGAAGCTCTACGCGCCGTTCAACCGCAATCACGAGCGCACCATCTACATGGACGTGCGCTCGGCCGAATTCACCAAGTACGCCGCCAATGCGATGCTGGCCACGCGCATCTCGTTCATGAACGAGATGTCGAACCTGGCCGAGCGCGTGGGTGCCGACATCGAGGCGGTGCGCCGCGGCATCGGCTCCGATCCGCGCATCGGCTATCACTTCCTCTATGCCGGCGTCGGCTACGGCGGCTCGTGCTTCCCGAAGGACGTGCAGGCGCTGATCCGCACTGCGGCCGAGAACGGCCAGCCGCTGCGGATCCTCGACGCGGTCGAGGCCGTCAACCACGCGCAGAAGAGCGTGCTGCTGGCCAAGATCGAGCAGCGCTTCGGCACCGATCTGTCGGGGCGCACCTTCGCCGTCTGGGGCCTGGCCTTCAAGCCCAATACCGACGACATGCGCGAGGCGCCGAGCCGAACCCTGATCGCCTCGCTGCTGGCGCGCGGCGCTTCGGTGCGCGCCTACGATCCGGTCGCGATCGACGAGGCGCGCCGCGTGTTCGCGCTCGACCTGGGCGACGATGCCGCCGCGCAGGCGGGCCTGGCCTTCGTGCCGAGCAAGGAAGAGGCCGTCACGGGCGCCGACGCGCTGGTGGTGGTCACCGAATGGAAGGAATTCAAGAGTCCCGACTTCGCGCATCTGAAGTCGGTGCTCAACGCGCCGGTGATCTTCGACGGGCGCAATCTCTACGAACCCGAGGCGATGGCCGAACTCGGGATCGACTACCACGCTATCGGACGTCCGCATGTCGCAGCCCAATCCTCCGCGCGCGGCTGAGGCCGCCGCCAGCGTCGCGACGGTGCCGCGCGAACGGCTCGCCGCATCGCGCGTGCTTGTGGTCGGCGACGTG contains:
- the lapB gene encoding lipopolysaccharide assembly protein LapB, with the protein product MDLDFWWLLAIPVAFAFGWAASRYDLKKLLSENANLPRSYFRGLNFLLNEQPDQAIDAFIEVAKLDPETVELHFALGNLFRRRGETDRAIRVHQNLLNRDDLPVNERDHALYELGQDFLKAGLLDRAEESFHRLADGDYALGAQRALLTIYGIEKDWNKSIQTARKIETMSGSSLSTEIAQFHCELAGEALARKDGAAAAQQLREALAVNPHNVRATILSGEAAEAAGDHQAAIAHWRRVEQQNAAYLPLVAEKLMKAYIARGQAAEGAELLTDYADRYPSNDLLDVAFQYVAELRGADAAHTLARTQMQKAPNLSGMLHLLDAQIATADEPRRGELEMMRALVKQRTKNLPRYTCHDCGFRARLFYWQCPGCSGWETYAPRRVEAGVAN
- a CDS encoding UDP-glucose dehydrogenase family protein, with translation MKITIIGTGYVGLVTGACLAEIGHDVFCLDVDPRKIEILNQGGIPIHEPGLKEIIARTRAAGRITFSTDVAASVAHGEIQFIAVGTPPDEDGSADLQYVLEAARNIGRHMTEAKVIVDKSTVPVGTALRVHGVVAEALAARGLGNSPAHRFSVVSNPEFLKEGAAVEDFMRPDRIVIGVDDDEVGNVAREKMKKLYAPFNRNHERTIYMDVRSAEFTKYAANAMLATRISFMNEMSNLAERVGADIEAVRRGIGSDPRIGYHFLYAGVGYGGSCFPKDVQALIRTAAENGQPLRILDAVEAVNHAQKSVLLAKIEQRFGTDLSGRTFAVWGLAFKPNTDDMREAPSRTLIASLLARGASVRAYDPVAIDEARRVFALDLGDDAAAQAGLAFVPSKEEAVTGADALVVVTEWKEFKSPDFAHLKSVLNAPVIFDGRNLYEPEAMAELGIDYHAIGRPHVAAQSSARG
- a CDS encoding LapA family protein — translated: MKFVVWLIRVLVFVLLLVLALANTQTATLNFLAGYNWQAPLILIGLAFFGVGLIAGLLSALPAVLRMRLENGRLKRDLRSARETPVVVDQPPMPPVI